The genomic interval AAAATATCATAAATAATGGAGGTTTATATGTATTCTTACGGTGATGAATTCAAATATGAAATAGATGGGAATATGGACTATTATACTTGTCTTACTACAATTAAAATAAAAGAAAATGAATATATAGTTGCTGAAAATGAGTATGGACTTAAAAAGATTTTTTTAATTGAAGATGAAGATGACGAGATTATTAGTGAAGTTGATGAAGAAGATGAAGAAGCAATCTTAGATATATATGAAAGACAATCTATATTAGATGGAGATTTTTACATAAACGATGACGATGACTTTAATATTGGAGATAATGATACTGATTATGATGATGAAGATGATGACACCTTTATACATGATGATATAGATTTAGATGATGATATTGAAGAAGAGATTGATTTAGATATAGATGATTTATTCGAAGAGATATTTAATAATGAAAATTGATATAGTATCTAAATATATATATGAGTATGGTAATGAAGAAATAATAGAAATTAAAGATAAAGAATTTATGTATGAAAATTTTAAATATATTTCAAAAGATTTAATATTAAAAATAGATAATGAAAAATTGGAAGTTATAAAAAATTCAGACATAAGTTATCATAAAATCTATGAATTAAATAAAGAAACTAGGTCTATATTAAATTTTAACGGAAATGAAATTATTACAAAAATAAAAACACATAGTTTGTATAATTTAGAAAATGATTATATAATAAAATCAAGTGAATATACAGAAAACAATGAAAAAATATTAGATTTGGAAATAAATATAAAGATAAAAGGAGATTAGAATGTCAGAACAAAACACTAGCTATATTATGGGTGAAAAACTAAAAAAAGTTGAAGAATTAAGACAAAAGGGTATAGAACCATATGGAAGATTTTTTGATAAAAAAGATAGTATTCAAGATATACTTGATAATAGCAATGACTTGGAAAGAGTATTTGTTACAGCAGGTAGAATAGTTTCATATAGAAGAATGGGAAAAAATGGTTTTGCACATTTAAAAGATCCTAGTGGGAAAATACAATTTTATGTTTCAAAAAATGAAGTTGGCGAAGATGAATATGAAATATTTAAAAATCTTGCCATAGGAGATTTTATTGGTATAGAAGGAACACTATTCCATACAAAAACAGGAGAATTAACGTTAAGAGCCATAAAATATACAGTATTATCTAAAAATATTAGACCATTACCTGAAAAATTTCATGGTTTAACTGATATTGAAACTAGATATAGACAAAGATATGTTGATTTAGTAATGAATGAAGAAGTTATGGACACTATGAAAAAAAGGTTTGAAATAATAAGATATATGAGAACATACTTAGAAAATAGAGGATTTATAGAAGTTGAAACCCCTATGTTACATTCTGTTGTTGGTGGAGCAGCAGCAAAACCATTTATAACTCAACATAATGCATTAAGTCAAGAAATGTACTTAAGAATAGCACCTGAACTATATTTAAAGAGATTATTAGTTGGTGGATTTGAAAAAGTATTTGAAATAAATAGAAATTTCAGAAATGAAGGAGTATCAATAAAACATAATCCAGAATTTACAATGATGGAACTATATCAAGCATATGCTGATTTTAATACTATGATGGACATAACAGAAGATTTAATATCATCTATGACTTATCATTTACATGGTAAATATGAAATTGAATATGAAGATAAAAAAGTAAATCTTGCTAAGCCTTGGAGAAGAGTTACAATGCAAGATATAGTAAAAGAAGTTACTGGTTTTGATATAGAAACTATAACTAGCGATGAGCAAGCAGTAGAATTTGCTAAATCAATTAATATACCACTAGATAATAAGGTTAAATATACTAAATTTGGTATTTTAAATCTATTATTTGAAGAAAAGGTAGAACATACTTTAATTAATCCTACATTTATAACTAAATACCCTAAAGAAATATCACCATTATCTAAAAATTCATATGGTAGTGAAGAATGGGTAGATAGATTTGAGTTATTTATTACAGGTAGAGAATATGGAAATGCATATTCTGAATTAAATGACCCAATAGATCAAAAAGAAAGATTTGAAGATCAAGTTAATAAGAAAAATTCAGGTGATGAAGAAGCCTGTGATATGGATTATGACTATATAAGAGCATTAGAGTATGGTATGCCACCAGCAGGTGGACTTGGAATAGGTATAGATAGACTTTGTATGTTACTTACAAATTCATCATCAATAAGAGACGTAATCTTATTCCCAACACTAAAAAAAGAAAAGAATTTTGATTAAATTATTTAAACTATTGTGTGTGCAATAGTTTTTTCTTTTAAAAAATATGAAATGTATTGTTTTTAAATTTTTATAACTCATTTTATTGAAAATCGCTCAAAAAAATGGTATAATTGAGCGAAAAGCGAAAGGAGTGAGCGAATGAAAACTTTTGATTATAAAAAATTAAAAACATTAAAATGGGATAACGAAATATTATCATTAATAGCAAAAATACATGAATATAAAGGAAGACAAGAGCTATTTTTGAAAATAAAACCCAATATCTTAAATAAATTAGTTGAAATAGCAAAAATTCAAAGTATAGATGCTTCTAATAAAATTGAAGGAATTATTACTACAAATTCAAGAATGATAAAATTAGTACAAGAAAAAACAACACCTAGAAATAAAGATGAAGAAGAAATATTGGGCTATAGAGATGTTTTAAATACTATACATGAAAATTATAAATATATACCTATTAAATCATCGCTTATTTTACAATTACATAGGGATTTATACAAATATTCATCTAAATCAATAGGTGGAAAATTTAAAAATTCTCAAAATTATATTATAGAAACTTTAAATGATGGAACAGTTATTGAAAAATTTAAGCCATTAGAAGCATATGAAACTCCTGGAGCAATAGAAAGCATTTGTGAAAATATTAATATGATGATAAATGATGGAGAGATAGAATCATTAATTTTAATACCTATTTTTATACATGATTTTTTATGTATTCATCCATTTAATGATGGTAACGGTAGAATGTCAAGATTGCTTACAACATTATTATTATACAAAGAAGGTTACATTGTTGGTAAGTATATAAGTTTAGAAAATAAAATTGAAAAGACTAAATTTAATTATTATGATGCTTTAGAAAAAAGTGGTAAAAATTGGCATGATAGTAATGAAGACCTTACTCCATTTATAAAATATATATTAAGTATAATAATTTCTGCATATAGAGATTTTGAAAATAGAGTAGATTATGTTGATGAAAAAATACCGGCTCTAGAACAAGTTAGAAATGCATTTGATAATAATATAGGTAAGTTAACTAAACATGAAATTATGGAATTAACTCCACAAATAGGAAAAACCTCAGTAGAAAATTCATTGAGAAAATTAATTAAAGAAAACTATATTGTGAGATTTGGAAAAGGAAAAGCAACGTATTATATCAAAAAAAATTAAATATAATATGTATAATATTTAGAAAGGAGATGCATAATATAGTTACACTATAAATTGCAAAATGAAATGTTACATAAAGAAAGCTTAAAATTATTACTTAAATTATTTGTTTGTATATTATTATTCTTATTTGTTTTATTCATAGATTTTTGGAATTTTATTAAATTAATATTACTATTTACACTAATAATATTAATACTTACATTTATATATATAAATGTACACCCTGCATTTGGAGATAAACCAAATAAAGACAGTATGTTAAATATGAAAAAATCTCCTAATTTTGATGGAAATCATTTTACTAATATAGATATAACTAGTCTTAAATCAGGAGAAGATATTAGATTATTAGATAGAATTATTACTTTAAAAAGTATGTTTTTTCCACAAAAAGGTAAAAATCCCACAAAACCTATTAAAACAGTACCAATTAATGTTAAGGAAATAAAAAATGGAGAATTTGCATGGTTAGGACACTCTACTGTACTATTTAAAACTAATGATACAACTATTATTACAGACCCAGTATTCTACAATGCAGCACCAGTATTTTTTGCGGGTAAACCATTTGCAATGACTAATAAACCACAGATAAAAGATTTGCCACACATTGACATAGTCCTTATTTCTCATGACCACTATGACCATTTAGATTATTATGCTATTAAAGAAATGCATGAAAATGTAAGTAAATTTTATGTGCCATTAGGAGTTAAAGCACACTTACTTTATTGGGGTGTTGCAGATGAGAAAATAAGTGAATATGATTGGTATGATGAAGTTAAGTTTAATGATATAAGATTTGTATTTACACCAAGTCGTCATTTTAGTGGTAGAAACCTTGATGATATTAGATTAATGTTAATAGAAAAAGAATATACAGGGAGAACATTATGGGGTTCATGGGCAGTTATATCACCTAATTTAAAAGCATATTTTAGTGGAGATGGTGGCTATACTAATGAATTTTTAAAACTTGGTGAAATGTTTGATGGTTTTGATATAGCATTTATGGAAAATGGAGCGTATAATAAAGTGTGGTCAACTATTCATATGATGCCAGAAGAAACTGCAAAAGCCATTATTGATATTAAGACAAAAGTAGCATTACCGATACATTGGGGTAAATTTGATTTATCTAATCATAGATATAATGAACCACCTGAACGTATTATAAATGCCATAGATAAGCATAATGAAAAAGTTTCTGAGCAAGAACAAATAAAACTGGTATTGCCTAAAATAGGAGAAATTTTTAGTATAGATGAATTACCATATTCAAAATGGTGGGAAAATTAAAAAAGGAGCAACAATAATGGGAGAAGAATTTAAATTTTTAAAAGGTAAAATAAAAAAACATCCAACTAGAAATGTTAATTTAGAGTATTTAGAAAGAATAGATGCAGTGTGTGTAGCAGTATTTGATAATAGCATGGAATATATATATTTAGTTAAACAATATAGGGCTGGTAGTGATGATAATATGTTAGAAATAGTTGCAGGACTTATAGATGATGGTGAAAAACCATTAGATGCTATGTATAGAGAATTAGCAGAAGAAACTGGGTTTTATACTGATGATATAGAAAAAATGGTAAAAATGCCTAATTATCAATATGTAACACCTGGTTATTCAACTGAAAAACTATATTTTTATGCAGTTAGGTTAAAAAAAGATGCAGTAGCAAAAAAACAAAATTTAGATGATGGAGAAGATATTGAAGTAGTCAAAGTTAAGGTAGATGAAGTATTATCATCTACATATGATATGAAAACTAGTTTGGCTATTAAATATTTTAAAAATTTTGATTAAAATATATGACTTTAAGC from Oceanivirga salmonicida carries:
- the lysS gene encoding lysine--tRNA ligase — encoded protein: MSEQNTSYIMGEKLKKVEELRQKGIEPYGRFFDKKDSIQDILDNSNDLERVFVTAGRIVSYRRMGKNGFAHLKDPSGKIQFYVSKNEVGEDEYEIFKNLAIGDFIGIEGTLFHTKTGELTLRAIKYTVLSKNIRPLPEKFHGLTDIETRYRQRYVDLVMNEEVMDTMKKRFEIIRYMRTYLENRGFIEVETPMLHSVVGGAAAKPFITQHNALSQEMYLRIAPELYLKRLLVGGFEKVFEINRNFRNEGVSIKHNPEFTMMELYQAYADFNTMMDITEDLISSMTYHLHGKYEIEYEDKKVNLAKPWRRVTMQDIVKEVTGFDIETITSDEQAVEFAKSINIPLDNKVKYTKFGILNLLFEEKVEHTLINPTFITKYPKEISPLSKNSYGSEEWVDRFELFITGREYGNAYSELNDPIDQKERFEDQVNKKNSGDEEACDMDYDYIRALEYGMPPAGGLGIGIDRLCMLLTNSSSIRDVILFPTLKKEKNFD
- a CDS encoding Fic family protein; translation: MKTFDYKKLKTLKWDNEILSLIAKIHEYKGRQELFLKIKPNILNKLVEIAKIQSIDASNKIEGIITTNSRMIKLVQEKTTPRNKDEEEILGYRDVLNTIHENYKYIPIKSSLILQLHRDLYKYSSKSIGGKFKNSQNYIIETLNDGTVIEKFKPLEAYETPGAIESICENINMMINDGEIESLILIPIFIHDFLCIHPFNDGNGRMSRLLTTLLLYKEGYIVGKYISLENKIEKTKFNYYDALEKSGKNWHDSNEDLTPFIKYILSIIISAYRDFENRVDYVDEKIPALEQVRNAFDNNIGKLTKHEIMELTPQIGKTSVENSLRKLIKENYIVRFGKGKATYYIKKN
- a CDS encoding MBL fold metallo-hydrolase, yielding MLHKESLKLLLKLFVCILLFLFVLFIDFWNFIKLILLFTLIILILTFIYINVHPAFGDKPNKDSMLNMKKSPNFDGNHFTNIDITSLKSGEDIRLLDRIITLKSMFFPQKGKNPTKPIKTVPINVKEIKNGEFAWLGHSTVLFKTNDTTIITDPVFYNAAPVFFAGKPFAMTNKPQIKDLPHIDIVLISHDHYDHLDYYAIKEMHENVSKFYVPLGVKAHLLYWGVADEKISEYDWYDEVKFNDIRFVFTPSRHFSGRNLDDIRLMLIEKEYTGRTLWGSWAVISPNLKAYFSGDGGYTNEFLKLGEMFDGFDIAFMENGAYNKVWSTIHMMPEETAKAIIDIKTKVALPIHWGKFDLSNHRYNEPPERIINAIDKHNEKVSEQEQIKLVLPKIGEIFSIDELPYSKWWEN
- a CDS encoding NUDIX hydrolase produces the protein MNYHIQNGGKIKKGATIMGEEFKFLKGKIKKHPTRNVNLEYLERIDAVCVAVFDNSMEYIYLVKQYRAGSDDNMLEIVAGLIDDGEKPLDAMYRELAEETGFYTDDIEKMVKMPNYQYVTPGYSTEKLYFYAVRLKKDAVAKKQNLDDGEDIEVVKVKVDEVLSSTYDMKTSLAIKYFKNFD